A DNA window from Ictalurus furcatus strain D&B unplaced genomic scaffold, Billie_1.0 scf6, whole genome shotgun sequence contains the following coding sequences:
- the LOC128604970 gene encoding E3 ubiquitin-protein ligase UBR2-like isoform X2, translating into MQEWCASDAEEAQRKLKRQNGEDPALPPFCPLFASLVNILQCDVLLGMLGAVLQWAMEPSGGHWSESMLQRMVVSIKTMREGTAAAPPCEGTGHCHKETVWDKDKAERKRKAELWLEKDHGSNIREPESFYQ; encoded by the exons ATGCAAGAGTGGTGTGCCAGTGAT GCAGAGGAAGCTCAGCGAAAGCTTAAGAGACAGAATGGAGAGGACCCAG CCCTGCCTCCATTCTGCCCACTGTTTGCCAGCTTGGTAAACATTCTGCAGTGTGACGTGCTGCTTGGCATGCTGGGAGCTGTGCTGCAGTGGGCTATGGAGCCCAGTGGAGGACACTGGTCTGAGTCCATGCTGCAGAGG ATGGTGGTTAGCATTAAAACGATGCGTGAGGGCACAGCTGCTGCACCTCCCTGTGAAGGAACAGGGCACTGTCACAAGGAG actgTGTGGGACAAAGacaaagcagagagaaaaaggaaagctGAACTGTGGCTGGAAAAAGACCATGGCTCAAACATTAGAGAGCCAGAGTCATTTTATCAATAA
- the LOC128604970 gene encoding E3 ubiquitin-protein ligase UBR2-like isoform X1: MAHSELVKALPENAEEAQRKLKRQNGEDPALPPFCPLFASLVNILQCDVLLGMLGAVLQWAMEPSGGHWSESMLQRMVVSIKTMREGTAAAPPCEGTGHCHKETVWDKDKAERKRKAELWLEKDHGSNIREPESFYQ, translated from the exons ATGGCTCACAGTGAGCTGGTCAAGGCCTTGCCTGAAAAT GCAGAGGAAGCTCAGCGAAAGCTTAAGAGACAGAATGGAGAGGACCCAG CCCTGCCTCCATTCTGCCCACTGTTTGCCAGCTTGGTAAACATTCTGCAGTGTGACGTGCTGCTTGGCATGCTGGGAGCTGTGCTGCAGTGGGCTATGGAGCCCAGTGGAGGACACTGGTCTGAGTCCATGCTGCAGAGG ATGGTGGTTAGCATTAAAACGATGCGTGAGGGCACAGCTGCTGCACCTCCCTGTGAAGGAACAGGGCACTGTCACAAGGAG actgTGTGGGACAAAGacaaagcagagagaaaaaggaaagctGAACTGTGGCTGGAAAAAGACCATGGCTCAAACATTAGAGAGCCAGAGTCATTTTATCAATAA
- the LOC128604970 gene encoding E3 ubiquitin-protein ligase UBR2-like isoform X3 has protein sequence MAHSELVKALPENAEEAQRKLKRQNGEDPALPPFCPLFASLVNILQCDVLLGMLGAVLQWAMEPSGGHWSESMLQRTVWDKDKAERKRKAELWLEKDHGSNIREPESFYQ, from the exons ATGGCTCACAGTGAGCTGGTCAAGGCCTTGCCTGAAAAT GCAGAGGAAGCTCAGCGAAAGCTTAAGAGACAGAATGGAGAGGACCCAG CCCTGCCTCCATTCTGCCCACTGTTTGCCAGCTTGGTAAACATTCTGCAGTGTGACGTGCTGCTTGGCATGCTGGGAGCTGTGCTGCAGTGGGCTATGGAGCCCAGTGGAGGACACTGGTCTGAGTCCATGCTGCAGAGG actgTGTGGGACAAAGacaaagcagagagaaaaaggaaagctGAACTGTGGCTGGAAAAAGACCATGGCTCAAACATTAGAGAGCCAGAGTCATTTTATCAATAA